One Cyclopterus lumpus isolate fCycLum1 chromosome 7, fCycLum1.pri, whole genome shotgun sequence DNA window includes the following coding sequences:
- the LOC117733787 gene encoding somatostatin-1B-like, which yields MQLLVVLATLMGVVFSIRAAAVLPVEDRNSIHVSRELSKERKELILKLVSGLLDGALDTNMLPGEASPLDLEEPLESRLEERAVYNRLSLPQRDRKAPCKNFFWKTFTSC from the exons ATGCAGCTCCTGGTGGTGTTAGCGACTCTCATGGGGGTTGTGTTCAGCATTAGAGCAGCCGCCGTGCTTCCCGTGGAGGATCGGAACTCCATCCATGTGAGCAGG GAGCTGAGCAAAGAGCGCAAGGAGCTGATCCTGAAGCTGGTGTCGGGCTTGTTGGATGGAGCTCTGGACACCAACATGCTGCCCGGGGAAGCATCACCTCTGGACCTCGAGGAGCCGCTGGAGTCTCGTCTGGAGGAGCGGGCGGTCTACAACAGGCTTTCACTGCCTCAGCGGGACCGCAAAGCCCCCTGTAAAAACTTCTTCTGGAAAACATTCACCTCCTGCTAA
- the srm gene encoding spermidine synthase, translating to MEHIKDGWFTESCALWPGQAMSLQVEEVLYQKKSGFQDIMVFKSKTYGNVLVLDGVIQCTERDEFAYQEMIANLPLCSHPCPKKVLIIGGGDGGVLREVVKSPLVESVVLCEIDEEVINASKKFLPGMAKGFYSPKLILHIGDGFEFMKKNQDAFDIIITDSSDPVGPAESLFKESYYQLMKTALRNGGILCSQGECQWLHLELIKEMRTFCKTLFPVVDYAYSTIPTYPSGQIGFMLCSKNPETNFLDPMRALSKEEMECMNLKYYNPEIHKASFVLPEFAKKVLNEA from the exons ATGGAGCACATAAAGGATGGGTGGTTTACGGAGTCGTGCGCGCTGTGGCCAGGCCAGGCGATGAGCCTCCAGGTGGAGGAGGTCCTCTACCAAAAGAAATCCGGGTTTCAAGACATTATGGTTTTCAAGAG TAAAACCTATGGGAACGTCTTGGTGCTGGATGGAGTGATCCAGtgcacagagagagatgagTTCGCCTACCAGGAGATGATTGCAAACCTCCCACTGTGCAGCCACCCTTGCCCCAAGAAG GTGCTGATTATCGGCGGTGGAGATGGCGGAGTGCTGAGAGAAGTGGTGAAGAGTCCACTCGTGGAGTCGGTGGTTCTGTGTGAGATCGACGAG GAAGTTATTAATGCATCAAAGAAGTTCCTCCCAGGGATGGCCAAAGGGTTTTACAGTCCCAAGCTCATCCTCCATATTGGAGACGGCTTTGAATTCATGAAGAAGAACCAGGATGCCTTCGACATCATTATAACCGATTCCTCAGACCCTGTTG GACCTGCTGAGAGTTTGTTCAAGGAGTCTTACTATCAACTGATGAAGACAGCGTTGAGAAACGGTGGCATTCTATGTTCCCAGG GAGAGTGTCAATGGCTCCATCTGGAGCTGATAAAGGAGATGCGAACCTTCTGCAAGACCCTATTCCCTGTGGTGGACTATGCCTACAGCACCATCCCAACTTATCCCAGTGGCCAAATTGGATTCATGCTCTGTAGTAAAAATCCC GAAACAAATTTCTTGGATCCAATGAGAGCGCTGTCAAAAGAAGAAATGGAATGTATGAACCTTAAATATTACAACCCTGAAATTCACAAAGCATCATTCGTCCTGCCTGAGTTTGCAAAGAAG GTACTCAATGAAGCATGA